A portion of the Paenibacillus sp. PvR098 genome contains these proteins:
- a CDS encoding MFS transporter: MSATSKKHADCSLEKNSLSGGMMDTESQGYLKRGSKEYRRGSFALFAAGVATYAVLYYVQPLFPIYSKEFGLSPAAVSLSLSISTVLLAVSLPFASFLSDRIGRKTLMAVSLLVSSLCCLGTAFVPNFTSLLVIRAIQGIALAGLPAVAMTYLAEEMEAKSLGFAMGLYISGNTVGALFGRIAVSTVADVYTWRMGVGLMAMVSLIASLYFWWNLPPSRHFKPQRMEPKAILRLFAVQFRDSTLILLFVLGAILMGSYVTLNNYLGFRLLGAPFHLSQTVVGWIFILTLVGTVSSSWMGRVSDRIGLRMVLWINVILMLIGILLSLSAHLAVLIIGVAVFTFGFFGGHSIASSWVGSRASVGRAQASSLYLLFYYVGSSLGGTIGGLFWSRFDWAGIVGMITAMIACAMLVSFVLTAVLPEKSNQYSQNNS, encoded by the coding sequence GTGAGTGCGACATCGAAGAAGCATGCGGATTGTAGTTTGGAAAAAAACTCCTTGAGTGGAGGTATGATGGATACGGAGAGCCAGGGATACTTGAAGCGCGGAAGCAAAGAGTATCGGCGGGGAAGCTTTGCTTTATTCGCCGCGGGGGTGGCTACTTATGCGGTTTTATACTACGTTCAACCATTGTTTCCGATTTACTCCAAGGAATTCGGCTTATCGCCAGCGGCTGTTAGCTTGTCTTTATCCATTAGTACGGTGCTGCTTGCCGTCTCGCTGCCGTTTGCAAGTTTTTTATCCGATCGTATCGGCAGAAAAACGCTTATGGCGGTTTCACTCCTTGTGTCTTCGCTTTGCTGTTTAGGAACCGCCTTCGTTCCTAATTTTACAAGCCTGCTTGTCATCCGCGCGATCCAAGGTATAGCCCTTGCCGGTCTCCCTGCCGTGGCGATGACTTATCTAGCTGAGGAAATGGAGGCCAAAAGTTTGGGGTTCGCCATGGGATTATATATAAGCGGGAATACGGTGGGCGCATTGTTCGGAAGGATCGCAGTCAGTACGGTAGCCGATGTGTACACATGGAGAATGGGCGTAGGCTTAATGGCGATGGTCAGTCTGATAGCAAGTCTGTATTTCTGGTGGAACCTACCGCCTTCCAGGCACTTTAAGCCACAGCGAATGGAACCGAAAGCCATCCTCCGGCTTTTTGCCGTCCAGTTCCGTGATTCCACTTTGATTCTCCTTTTTGTGTTAGGTGCGATTTTGATGGGGAGCTACGTTACTCTAAACAATTATTTGGGGTTCCGGCTGCTTGGAGCACCATTTCATCTGTCTCAAACGGTGGTAGGATGGATCTTCATTCTAACCCTGGTGGGCACGGTTAGTTCTTCATGGATGGGAAGAGTAAGCGACCGCATTGGGCTGCGAATGGTTTTGTGGATTAATGTCATATTGATGCTGATTGGAATCCTGCTGTCGCTCTCAGCGCACTTGGCTGTTTTAATCATCGGTGTGGCGGTGTTCACCTTTGGATTTTTTGGGGGGCATTCGATAGCCAGCTCCTGGGTAGGAAGCAGGGCTTCCGTAGGAAGAGCGCAGGCATCTTCTTTGTACCTGCTGTTTTACTATGTAGGATCAAGTCTTGGGGGAACCATTGGCGGGTTGTTCTGGAGCCGGTTTGATTGGGCAGGTATTGTCGGTATGATTACCGCCATGATTGCTTGTGCCATGCTGGTTTCCTTTGTATTAACTGCTGTTTTGCCGGAGAAATCTAATCAGTATTCTCAAAATAATTCATAA
- a CDS encoding TetR/AcrR family transcriptional regulator, which produces MPRNPKRDQEHRKERSELILSAAVELFAKKGLSATKISDIAKKSGMSHGLVYNYFRSKEEIYISLIDKSLKGFKKDLEYVVSQPLNGYEKIVLLLHNININNLEEALFHQIFVDQFLTSDAVSEVLKSTVRAVMAANVELVASIFAEGQASGHFIEGDPRELAYYFLTYVQAMILAEARGLPFDGKNAPDNLLRLFMRKT; this is translated from the coding sequence ATGCCAAGAAATCCTAAGCGAGATCAAGAACACCGAAAAGAACGCTCCGAGCTCATCTTATCCGCCGCGGTAGAACTTTTTGCCAAAAAGGGTCTTAGCGCAACTAAAATTTCCGATATTGCCAAAAAGTCAGGCATGAGCCACGGACTGGTGTATAATTATTTCCGCTCGAAAGAGGAAATCTATATTTCCTTGATCGACAAAAGCTTAAAAGGCTTTAAAAAGGATTTGGAATATGTCGTCTCCCAACCGCTCAACGGGTACGAGAAGATCGTTCTTCTTCTGCATAACATCAACATCAACAATTTGGAGGAGGCACTGTTTCATCAAATTTTCGTGGACCAGTTTCTTACCTCCGATGCGGTGTCAGAAGTACTAAAAAGTACAGTAAGAGCCGTTATGGCCGCGAATGTAGAGCTCGTCGCTTCTATATTTGCTGAAGGTCAGGCAAGCGGTCATTTTATCGAAGGAGATCCAAGGGAGCTTGCTTATTATTTTTTAACGTACGTCCAAGCGATGATCCTTGCGGAAGCAAGAGGACTTCCCTTCGACGGAAAAAATGCCCCTGACAATTTGCTCCGTTTATTTATGCGCAAAACCTAG
- the yyaC gene encoding spore protease YyaC codes for MTSEQVQPLYRKKLKAGELPDFLEMIRSQGIGAQNLLFLCIGTDRSTGDALGPLVGTMLQEAGYPHVVGSLEFPFDASNMRERLQEIPPGLKIVAIDACLGQAVSLGWYQVSNRPIEPGKSVGKQLPLVGDYSIAAIVNVDQGQKYAILQSTSLYRIMTMAREIAKAIFTVFPLKAGSDREKEGGA; via the coding sequence ATGACTAGTGAGCAGGTCCAGCCGCTCTACCGCAAGAAGCTGAAAGCAGGCGAGCTTCCCGATTTTTTGGAGATGATCCGAAGCCAAGGTATTGGGGCGCAAAATCTGTTGTTCTTGTGCATCGGTACGGATCGCTCTACCGGCGATGCGCTCGGTCCGCTTGTCGGGACCATGCTGCAGGAAGCGGGCTATCCGCATGTCGTCGGATCGCTGGAGTTTCCGTTCGATGCGAGCAACATGCGGGAACGGCTGCAAGAAATACCCCCAGGACTGAAAATCGTCGCTATTGACGCCTGTCTGGGTCAGGCGGTGTCGTTAGGGTGGTATCAAGTATCCAATCGTCCGATTGAGCCGGGTAAATCCGTGGGCAAGCAGCTGCCGCTTGTCGGCGATTATTCGATCGCGGCCATCGTTAATGTGGATCAGGGGCAAAAATATGCAATTTTACAGAGTACTTCATTATATAGGATCATGACCATGGCGAGGGAAATCGCGAAGGCTATATTCACCGTATTTCCGCTGAAAGCCGGATCGGATCGGGAGAAAGAAGGCGGAGCATGA
- a CDS encoding glycosyltransferase family 2 protein, with amino-acid sequence MRIIEVWALAALGYWLFMLWDTIRARKWMSTLPRSAGNHGFNIEKSSGRGNRGNPTEHTASAFKGAVSASPDTPLVSVIIAAKEEESSIADTVKHLLNQTYPKLEIIAVNDRSQDATGHRLDELRRWSESRDGITVPLRVIHITSLPPGWLGKNHALYQGYLQARGKYLLFTDADVQFDPNTVADAVRYLQEQHADHLTLAPRIIARGFWLKAFVQYFFFTLCLFIRPWRVNDDLQHRHGMGVGAFNLLTRRAYERIGTHKAIAMRPDDDLQLGKQVKRARLRQRLASGAHHISVEWYRSLRDAVQGLEKNIFSGFSYRISIAVLGVIGQLALFLFPFAGVVLASGWAAAGFGASLLLMLTVYFLLIRSIVGKGGTEVLALPVSIALLCYIVVRSVWLTIRQGGIYWRGTFYSLKELRRMQDPNL; translated from the coding sequence ATGCGGATTATAGAAGTCTGGGCGCTAGCTGCGCTGGGTTATTGGCTGTTCATGCTGTGGGATACGATTCGGGCCCGTAAATGGATGTCTACCCTTCCCCGTTCAGCGGGGAACCATGGATTTAATATAGAGAAATCGAGCGGACGCGGGAATCGAGGGAACCCAACTGAACATACGGCCTCCGCATTCAAGGGCGCCGTCTCTGCTTCTCCGGATACGCCGCTGGTATCCGTCATCATCGCTGCCAAAGAGGAGGAATCCTCTATCGCAGATACGGTGAAGCATCTGCTCAACCAAACGTATCCGAAGCTCGAAATTATCGCAGTGAACGACCGTTCGCAGGATGCGACCGGCCACCGCTTGGACGAGCTTCGCCGCTGGTCGGAAAGCCGGGATGGCATCACCGTCCCGCTGCGGGTCATTCATATTACGTCGCTGCCTCCAGGCTGGCTTGGCAAAAATCATGCCTTATATCAAGGCTATCTGCAGGCTCGCGGCAAGTATCTGCTCTTTACCGATGCAGATGTGCAGTTCGACCCGAATACAGTCGCAGATGCGGTACGGTATCTGCAGGAGCAGCATGCAGATCACTTGACGCTGGCGCCCCGGATTATCGCACGAGGGTTTTGGCTGAAAGCGTTCGTGCAGTATTTCTTTTTTACTTTATGTTTGTTTATTCGTCCTTGGCGGGTGAATGATGATTTACAACACCGGCACGGTATGGGAGTCGGAGCCTTCAACTTGTTGACGAGGCGGGCCTATGAAAGAATCGGCACGCACAAGGCCATCGCGATGCGTCCGGACGACGACCTCCAGCTTGGGAAGCAGGTGAAGCGAGCACGCCTGCGCCAAAGACTTGCCTCCGGCGCGCATCATATCTCGGTCGAATGGTATCGTAGTTTAAGGGATGCCGTTCAAGGGCTGGAGAAAAATATATTTTCCGGCTTCAGCTACCGGATTAGCATCGCTGTGCTCGGCGTAATCGGACAGTTGGCGCTGTTTTTGTTCCCATTTGCAGGCGTCGTATTGGCTTCCGGCTGGGCGGCTGCAGGATTCGGCGCATCCCTCCTTCTGATGCTTACCGTGTACTTCCTGCTGATCCGCTCCATCGTTGGTAAAGGCGGGACTGAGGTGCTTGCGCTTCCAGTGAGCATCGCTTTACTTTGTTACATCGTGGTCCGTTCGGTATGGCTGACGATTCGACAGGGTGGAATTTATTGGAGGGGTACCTTTTATTCGCTCAAGGAGCTTCGGCGGATGCAAGATCCGAATTTGTAA
- the thyA gene encoding thymidylate synthase: MKAYLDLLKDVLEHGVQKEDRTGTGTLSVFGRQMRVDLSEGFPLLTTKKLHIKSIVHELLWFLSGSTNVKYLRDNGVTIWDEWADEEGNLGRVYGAQWRTWHAPNGQTIDQIANVIKQIQNNPDSRRHLVSAWNPAEVDSMALPPCHYAFQFYVANGRLSCMFQMRSIDTFLGLPFNLASYALLTHMVAEQCDLEVGELIWTGGDVHIYSNHIEQVKLQLTREPYPLPKLVIKRKPDSIFDYQFEDFDFVGYQSHPGIKAPIAI; encoded by the coding sequence ATGAAAGCTTACTTGGATTTACTAAAGGATGTATTAGAGCATGGCGTACAGAAGGAAGATCGCACCGGAACAGGGACCCTCTCCGTATTTGGCAGGCAGATGCGAGTGGATTTATCAGAAGGCTTCCCTTTATTGACAACAAAGAAGCTCCATATTAAATCGATTGTTCATGAACTTTTGTGGTTTTTAAGCGGGAGTACGAACGTAAAATATTTGCGTGATAATGGTGTAACCATATGGGATGAGTGGGCCGACGAAGAGGGGAACCTGGGAAGAGTGTACGGGGCTCAATGGAGAACCTGGCATGCGCCAAATGGACAAACCATCGATCAAATTGCAAATGTCATTAAGCAGATTCAGAACAATCCGGATTCCCGGAGGCACTTGGTCAGCGCTTGGAATCCTGCTGAAGTGGATAGCATGGCGCTGCCTCCTTGTCATTACGCGTTTCAATTCTATGTGGCGAACGGCCGGCTATCCTGCATGTTTCAGATGCGGTCGATCGATACGTTTTTAGGGCTTCCATTTAACCTGGCATCTTATGCATTGTTGACTCATATGGTGGCCGAGCAATGTGATCTCGAAGTTGGAGAATTAATTTGGACTGGCGGCGACGTTCATATCTACTCCAATCATATTGAGCAGGTTAAGCTGCAGCTGACTAGAGAGCCCTACCCATTGCCGAAGCTTGTCATCAAACGAAAGCCGGATTCCATTTTCGATTATCAATTCGAGGATTTTGATTTCGTGGGATATCAGTCTCATCCTGGAATTAAGGCACCGATAGCCATTTAA
- a CDS encoding LysR family transcriptional regulator, with translation MEWQQLEYFQTVARMEHMTRAAQFLSVSQSALSRSISRMEEELGVPLFDRVGRSIKLNRYGELFLKRVHRIMKEHEEGKLEIQNMLDEEAGEVMLGFLHTLGSQLIPDLIVTFRANSPNIRFQLNQSNTVFLLQQLIQGSIDLCLLSSLDEVNLSVEWKQLWSEELFVFVPAHHPLANRESIVLAEIADEPMISFKKGYGLRNVIDRLCMEAGFTPKIAFEGEEVPTVAGLVAAGLGVALIPDVSGLTAQKLVKLKVSSPECYRIIGVAWMKDRYLSPPTVRFLQFVMNYFENTD, from the coding sequence TTGGAGTGGCAGCAGCTTGAATATTTTCAAACCGTAGCCCGAATGGAGCATATGACACGGGCAGCCCAATTCCTGTCGGTCTCGCAGTCCGCACTCAGCCGCTCTATCTCACGGATGGAGGAAGAACTGGGCGTTCCGCTGTTTGATCGGGTAGGCCGGTCTATCAAGCTGAACCGGTACGGAGAGCTTTTTTTAAAGCGGGTTCACCGTATTATGAAAGAACATGAAGAAGGGAAACTTGAAATTCAGAACATGCTCGATGAAGAAGCAGGAGAAGTCATGCTGGGGTTTCTCCATACGCTAGGCTCCCAGCTCATTCCTGACCTGATTGTCACGTTTCGCGCCAACTCACCGAATATTCGATTTCAACTGAATCAAAGTAACACCGTTTTCCTGCTGCAGCAGCTCATTCAAGGATCGATTGACCTTTGTCTGCTTTCTTCTCTGGATGAAGTAAACCTTTCGGTGGAATGGAAACAATTATGGAGTGAGGAGCTGTTTGTTTTTGTCCCCGCTCATCACCCGCTGGCAAACCGTGAATCCATTGTATTGGCGGAAATTGCCGACGAACCGATGATCTCCTTTAAAAAGGGCTATGGGCTTAGAAACGTCATTGACCGTCTGTGTATGGAAGCCGGCTTTACTCCCAAAATCGCATTTGAGGGCGAGGAGGTTCCCACTGTGGCGGGTTTGGTTGCTGCCGGACTAGGCGTTGCCCTTATTCCTGATGTAAGCGGATTAACCGCCCAGAAACTGGTCAAGCTAAAAGTAAGCTCCCCCGAATGCTACCGGATCATCGGCGTAGCTTGGATGAAAGACCGATACCTGTCTCCCCCAACCGTACGTTTTCTGCAATTTGTTATGAATTATTTTGAGAATACTGATTAG
- a CDS encoding SDR family oxidoreductase translates to MSIFITGATGELGGLVIEHLLKKVSANQIVAVVRNMDKASALADLGIEVRHGDYLNPESLQKAFAGADKLLFISSPDSDDTLRIVQHANVVKAARDAGVKHIAYTSFAFAKESNIPLAQVHLATEHAIRTTKIPYTFLGNSLYTEVFVNPGLGASLEHGAIVTNTGTGKLNTATRSDLALAAAAVLTGEGHENKTYNLVSGQTWTYDELASIVSEVSGKQIVHKAVSFEEEKNILLGAGFPEPVANLFAGIYHAVSVGETSKTSNDLLDLIGSTTPLKETVKQVLQG, encoded by the coding sequence ATGTCTATTTTTATTACCGGCGCTACAGGTGAACTCGGAGGTCTCGTGATTGAGCACCTGCTCAAAAAAGTATCTGCCAACCAAATTGTTGCTGTTGTCCGCAATATGGATAAAGCCTCAGCTCTTGCCGATCTTGGAATTGAAGTTCGACACGGGGATTACCTGAATCCGGAATCTCTTCAAAAAGCGTTTGCCGGTGCCGACAAATTGCTTTTTATCTCCAGCCCGGACTCGGATGATACGCTTCGCATCGTTCAGCATGCGAATGTTGTCAAAGCAGCCAGAGATGCAGGCGTCAAACATATTGCTTATACGAGTTTTGCCTTTGCCAAGGAGTCCAATATCCCGCTTGCTCAGGTTCATTTGGCAACAGAGCATGCGATTCGGACAACGAAAATTCCTTATACTTTCTTGGGCAACTCTTTATATACCGAAGTTTTTGTGAATCCGGGGTTAGGCGCATCCTTAGAGCATGGCGCCATTGTTACAAATACCGGCACCGGGAAGCTGAATACGGCTACCCGCAGCGATCTTGCCTTGGCTGCCGCGGCAGTTCTTACAGGGGAAGGACATGAGAATAAGACATACAATCTAGTTTCGGGCCAAACCTGGACTTATGATGAGCTGGCTAGCATTGTTTCTGAAGTTTCGGGCAAACAAATTGTGCATAAGGCCGTATCCTTCGAAGAGGAAAAAAACATTCTCTTGGGCGCTGGGTTCCCTGAACCGGTTGCCAACCTGTTTGCAGGTATCTACCATGCGGTTTCCGTAGGTGAAACGTCCAAAACGTCTAATGATTTGTTGGATCTGATCGGCTCTACGACACCACTGAAAGAAACCGTAAAGCAAGTATTGCAAGGATAA
- a CDS encoding Rrf2 family transcriptional regulator, with protein MKKISSRFSIAVHILSLVSLSSLPCTSDFIASSVNTNPVIIRRIIGQLKHAGLVYVKAGTGGTYLRKELDQITLLDVYKAVEVVEKGDLFNFHEHPNPVCPVGANIESVLRSNMLRAQSAMEQELAQVTLKQLVTELGEKKGS; from the coding sequence ATGAAAAAAATCAGCAGTCGCTTTTCCATCGCAGTTCACATCTTGTCGCTTGTATCGCTGAGCTCATTACCATGTACATCCGATTTCATAGCATCAAGCGTCAATACGAACCCGGTTATTATTCGAAGAATTATTGGACAGCTCAAACATGCCGGCTTGGTTTATGTTAAGGCCGGAACCGGGGGAACATACCTGCGAAAAGAACTGGATCAAATTACGTTACTTGACGTCTATAAAGCGGTTGAAGTCGTCGAGAAAGGCGATCTTTTTAATTTCCATGAGCATCCTAACCCGGTTTGTCCGGTTGGAGCTAATATCGAATCGGTTCTTCGAAGCAATATGCTGAGGGCTCAGTCTGCAATGGAACAAGAACTGGCTCAAGTTACTTTGAAGCAGCTGGTGACTGAACTTGGCGAGAAAAAAGGCTCTTGA
- a CDS encoding ABC transporter ATP-binding protein: MRDGGIRFGGGQHPNGFQNRGKASLKDVSVARIYQLFKGYRLQLSAILVLALVGGAIGLVPPLIMREIIDTALPEGDRRQLLYLVALMGLLPLVSGLLGVWQNHENTKVGQGVMRDMRQSLFANLQRQSMSFFTDAKSGEIIQRLTGDVQAVQNVVTTLIVSAVTQSVIVVTSIIILFVLDWRLAILSTVILPLFILPVRKVSEVRKRLRGETQKVRGDMSARLGEIFGVSGALLTRIFQQEPSQQKQFTLLNEKVMNLELRLNLVGRWYGMVIGVLGPIGTALIYLYGGWKVIEGTMTIGSIIAFAAYLGRLYGPVGTLLNLRVEVGTALGVFQRLFEYEDLEPEVKDSEQARPLPPVRGDVEFRNVSYAYQPERYALQNVSFEARPGEVVAIVGPSGAGKSTLIGMLARLYDPTDGAITVDGYDIREVSLDSLRKQVAFVTQESFLFHATVGENLLFARQEASPEEVEEACRKAYIHEMIAALPQGYDTTVGERGHRLSGGERQRLAIARAILKNPRILILDEATSHLDSASEAYVQAALDELMRGRTTLVIAHRLSTILSADRIVVLEDGRVAETGRHGDLLERGGLYAKLYRTQFNKASSVKHELQ; encoded by the coding sequence ATGAGGGACGGAGGCATACGTTTTGGAGGGGGACAACACCCAAATGGGTTTCAGAACAGAGGGAAAGCGAGTCTAAAGGATGTGTCTGTTGCGCGGATTTACCAATTGTTCAAGGGATACCGCTTGCAGCTTTCGGCCATTCTCGTTCTCGCTCTTGTCGGAGGAGCCATCGGGCTCGTTCCACCGCTGATTATGCGGGAAATCATTGACACGGCGCTGCCTGAGGGAGACCGACGGCAGCTGCTTTATCTGGTCGCTCTCATGGGGCTGCTTCCGCTGGTGAGCGGTCTTCTAGGCGTTTGGCAGAACCACGAGAATACGAAGGTCGGACAGGGTGTGATGCGGGACATGAGGCAATCGCTGTTCGCCAATCTGCAGAGGCAGTCCATGAGCTTTTTCACGGATGCCAAATCCGGTGAAATCATCCAGCGGTTAACCGGTGACGTTCAGGCCGTTCAGAATGTGGTGACGACGCTGATCGTCTCTGCGGTTACTCAGTCTGTAATCGTGGTTACATCGATCATCATCTTGTTCGTGCTCGACTGGCGATTGGCCATACTTTCCACCGTTATTCTGCCATTATTTATTCTGCCTGTTCGCAAGGTATCTGAAGTGCGCAAACGGCTGCGCGGCGAAACCCAGAAGGTTCGCGGAGATATGTCCGCAAGGCTGGGCGAGATTTTTGGCGTGTCCGGAGCGCTGCTCACCCGCATTTTCCAGCAGGAGCCGAGCCAGCAGAAACAGTTCACCCTTCTTAATGAGAAGGTGATGAACCTGGAGCTGAGGCTCAATCTGGTCGGCCGCTGGTACGGTATGGTCATCGGAGTGCTGGGACCGATTGGAACGGCTTTAATCTATTTGTACGGCGGTTGGAAAGTCATTGAAGGGACGATGACGATCGGCAGTATCATTGCCTTTGCCGCTTATCTCGGACGCTTGTACGGCCCGGTGGGAACGCTGCTCAATCTGCGGGTAGAGGTCGGAACTGCACTTGGCGTGTTTCAACGGCTGTTTGAATACGAAGACTTAGAGCCCGAGGTAAAGGACTCGGAGCAGGCTCGTCCGCTTCCGCCGGTCCGGGGGGATGTCGAATTCCGCAATGTTTCGTACGCTTATCAGCCAGAGCGATATGCGCTGCAGAACGTGTCCTTCGAGGCCCGTCCCGGAGAAGTGGTCGCGATCGTCGGACCAAGCGGAGCGGGCAAATCAACACTGATCGGGATGCTTGCCCGGTTGTATGATCCGACGGATGGAGCCATTACAGTGGACGGTTACGATATCCGGGAGGTGTCGCTGGACAGCCTGAGGAAGCAGGTCGCGTTCGTCACCCAGGAATCGTTCCTGTTTCACGCCACCGTGGGGGAGAATTTACTCTTTGCCCGCCAAGAGGCATCGCCTGAAGAAGTGGAGGAAGCATGCCGTAAGGCTTACATTCATGAAATGATCGCAGCCCTGCCTCAAGGCTACGATACAACGGTCGGTGAGCGAGGTCACCGCTTGTCCGGCGGGGAGCGGCAGCGGCTTGCGATTGCGCGGGCCATCCTGAAGAACCCGCGTATTCTGATTCTCGATGAGGCGACGTCTCATCTCGATTCCGCATCGGAGGCTTACGTCCAAGCCGCGTTGGATGAGCTGATGCGCGGCCGCACTACGCTCGTCATTGCCCACCGGCTTTCAACGATATTATCTGCGGACCGTATCGTTGTGCTGGAGGATGGGAGAGTCGCCGAAACCGGACGCCACGGGGACCTGCTCGAGCGAGGTGGATTATATGCTAAGCTTTACCGAACGCAATTTAACAAAGCTTCCTCCGTGAAGCATGAGTTACAATGA
- a CDS encoding dihydrofolate reductase — MTISLILAMDEARGIGRNNKLPWRLPADLAFFKKTTLGHTILMGRKTYESIGRPLPGRHNVILTRDASFKAEGSEVLHSVEEAAAAYGRGGSKETEELFVIGGAEVYGLMLPYADRMYITEIAHRFEADAFFPDVDQEQWRVVSRERGIRDDKNPYDFEFVIYERVSKQADSGV, encoded by the coding sequence GTGACGATATCGTTAATCTTGGCGATGGATGAAGCGCGCGGGATCGGAAGAAATAATAAACTGCCATGGCGGCTGCCGGCGGATTTGGCTTTTTTTAAGAAGACGACCTTGGGGCACACCATTCTGATGGGACGCAAAACCTATGAATCGATCGGCAGGCCTTTACCGGGGCGTCATAACGTGATTTTGACAAGGGATGCTTCGTTCAAGGCTGAAGGCTCCGAGGTCTTGCATTCCGTAGAGGAGGCAGCCGCAGCGTATGGGCGCGGGGGGAGCAAAGAGACAGAAGAGCTCTTTGTGATCGGAGGCGCGGAGGTGTACGGTCTGATGCTGCCGTATGCGGATCGAATGTATATTACCGAAATCGCCCATCGCTTTGAAGCGGACGCTTTCTTCCCTGACGTTGACCAAGAACAATGGAGGGTCGTGTCACGAGAGAGAGGGATACGGGATGACAAAAATCCGTACGATTTCGAATTCGTGATCTATGAACGAGTGAGCAAGCAAGCCGATTCGGGAGTATAG
- a CDS encoding MFS transporter encodes MKQNNNTALIMLMINMFIAMLGIGLIIPVLPDFLKAFDAAGQAAGYLIAAMGLTQFLFSPIAGEWSDKYGRKVMIVSGLALFSFSNFLFAVADEMWLLYVSRLIGGIGAAAMIPSMLAYIADITSEEDRGKGLGMLGASMSLGFVIGPGIGGFLAELGIRAPFYVSAAVGGFAMLLSWTLLRETRSMEERQSARLSTDKKENIWGQFAKSFKAPYLILLVLIFTLTFGLANFEAVFPLFVDQKYGYTSRDIAVLITVGALIGAVIQAVLIGKLIKRFGEKLLINLTFLLSAVSLVLMLLSGNFWYILVLTTLFFSFTSILRPAINTLLSKMAGDEQGFVAGMNNAYMSIGNIFGPALAGILFDVHVNIPYLFGAMVLIISLTMSLSWGRSKMSVAVK; translated from the coding sequence ATGAAACAAAACAACAACACAGCGTTGATCATGCTGATGATCAACATGTTTATTGCCATGCTGGGGATTGGGTTGATCATTCCCGTGCTGCCTGATTTTCTTAAGGCATTTGACGCTGCCGGCCAAGCAGCGGGTTATTTGATTGCGGCTATGGGCTTAACACAGTTTTTGTTTTCTCCTATTGCGGGAGAATGGTCCGATAAGTACGGCCGAAAGGTCATGATTGTATCAGGACTTGCCCTGTTCAGTTTTTCCAACTTTTTATTCGCTGTAGCTGACGAGATGTGGCTGCTTTATGTCTCGCGGTTGATCGGAGGCATCGGTGCCGCAGCTATGATTCCCTCCATGCTGGCATATATAGCCGACATTACCAGTGAAGAGGACCGGGGGAAAGGTCTTGGCATGCTGGGCGCTTCGATGTCGCTTGGCTTTGTCATCGGACCGGGAATCGGCGGGTTTCTTGCTGAGCTCGGCATCCGTGCTCCTTTTTATGTATCTGCAGCCGTAGGCGGCTTCGCGATGCTTCTTTCGTGGACTTTGCTTCGGGAGACCCGGTCTATGGAGGAGCGACAGTCGGCCAGACTCTCAACGGACAAGAAAGAGAACATTTGGGGGCAGTTCGCCAAATCCTTCAAGGCGCCATATTTGATACTGCTGGTGCTCATTTTCACATTGACGTTCGGGCTTGCTAATTTTGAAGCGGTCTTTCCGCTTTTCGTGGATCAGAAGTATGGCTATACCTCTCGAGACATTGCGGTGCTGATTACTGTAGGAGCCCTGATTGGCGCGGTGATTCAAGCGGTGCTGATCGGTAAGCTGATTAAACGTTTCGGCGAAAAGCTATTGATCAACCTAACGTTTTTATTATCCGCCGTGTCATTGGTGCTGATGCTGCTGTCAGGGAACTTCTGGTACATCCTTGTGCTAACCACTTTATTCTTCTCCTTTACATCGATCCTGCGTCCTGCGATCAATACGCTGCTTTCGAAAATGGCGGGAGACGAGCAGGGATTTGTTGCAGGGATGAATAATGCTTATATGAGTATCGGCAATATTTTTGGCCCGGCCTTGGCCGGCATTCTGTTCGACGTTCATGTCAATATACCTTATTTGTTCGGGGCAATGGTTCTGATTATCAGCTTGACCATGTCTTTAAGCTGGGGTAGAAGCAAGATGAGCGTTGCGGTTAAGTAA
- a CDS encoding multidrug efflux SMR transporter, which translates to MGKQWIQVCIAALFEVIWVIGLKHSDDFWSWSGTAIAIWISFYLLIRAGRELPVGTVYAVFAGLGTAGTVLSEVLFFGEPLKIAKLILIAVLLAGVVGLKLVTPDKHRVKGAEAE; encoded by the coding sequence ATGGGTAAACAATGGATACAAGTATGTATAGCCGCGTTATTTGAAGTGATATGGGTTATTGGCCTGAAGCATTCTGATGATTTTTGGAGCTGGTCTGGCACAGCTATTGCTATCTGGATTAGCTTTTACTTGTTGATAAGAGCAGGAAGAGAACTTCCTGTCGGAACGGTTTACGCTGTATTTGCGGGACTTGGGACTGCCGGAACCGTTCTCTCCGAAGTGTTGTTTTTCGGTGAGCCGCTAAAGATAGCGAAGCTTATTCTTATTGCGGTTCTATTGGCAGGTGTAGTCGGCCTAAAGCTTGTCACCCCGGATAAGCACAGAGTAAAAGGAGCTGAAGCGGAATGA